AAGATGCAAAAAAATTAGTACCAGAGGGTATTGAAGGTCGACTTCCTTATAAAGGACCTCTAGCAGATACAGTTTATCAATTGATTGGTGGTATTCGAGCAGGTATGGGTTATTGTGGTGCGCCTAACCTTGAATATTTACGTGACAACGCTCAGTTTGTCCGTATGACAGGTGCAGGTCTTCGTGAATCACATCCACATGATGTTCAAATTACAAAAGAATCACCAAACTATTCAATGTAATATATTTCAAGCAACTTTTATGCTCTCGTATCGTCTACAAAGATGATACGAGGGCATTTTTTATGAGATAGATTGCGCACCTACTAGGATATCTATGATAAAATGTCGAGGACAAGATTATTTTTTGGAGGGCAATAAAGGTGAAAAAAACAACGAACACCGTATTACGTTTGCTCCTAATTCCTGTTCTATTATTTAGTATATTTGCAGGTGTTCCTGCGAAAGCAAATGCAGAAACAGATTTAGGGTTAACGGTTGACGCTGCGATTTTAATAGACGCAGATTCAGGGAAAATTTTATATGAACAAAATGCAGATACTTCACTAGGTATCGCTAGTATGACGAAGATGATGACCGAGTACCTACTACTGGACGCAATTGATGCAGGTACGGTGAAATGGGATCAGGAATATCATGTGACGGATTATACGTATCGTATGTCTCAAAACCGTGCATTAAGTAATGTACCGTTACGAAGAGACGGATCATATACAATTCGTGAACTATATGAGGCAATGGCTATCTACTCTGCTAATGCAGCTACAGTGGCAATTGCAGAAACAATCGCTGGTACTGAAACTGAGTTTTTAAAACTAATGAATAAAAAGGCAGAAGAGCTTGGCCTTGAAGGCTATAAGTTTGTAAATGCTTCAGGTCTTAACAATGCTGATTTATTTGGTATGCAGCCAGCAGGTACTGGTCCAGAAGATGAGAATGTAATGCCTGCTAAATCTGTAGCAAAATTAGCCTATCATTTATTAAAAGATCATCCAAAGGTTTTAGAGACATCTAAAATAACAAAAAAGACATTCCGTGAAGGAACAGATGACGCAATTGAAATGTCAAACTGGAACTTTATGTTACCAGGTCTAGTATTCCAGTATGAAGGCGTAGATGGCCTAAAAACAGGTACTACTAACTTTGCAGGACATTGCTTCACTGGTACTGCAGAACGCAATGGGACGCGTCTAATTGCAGTCGTAATGAAAGCTGTCGATGCAAAAGG
This DNA window, taken from Lysinibacillus sp. FSL M8-0337, encodes the following:
- a CDS encoding D-alanyl-D-alanine carboxypeptidase family protein, which gives rise to MKKTTNTVLRLLLIPVLLFSIFAGVPAKANAETDLGLTVDAAILIDADSGKILYEQNADTSLGIASMTKMMTEYLLLDAIDAGTVKWDQEYHVTDYTYRMSQNRALSNVPLRRDGSYTIRELYEAMAIYSANAATVAIAETIAGTETEFLKLMNKKAEELGLEGYKFVNASGLNNADLFGMQPAGTGPEDENVMPAKSVAKLAYHLLKDHPKVLETSKITKKTFREGTDDAIEMSNWNFMLPGLVFQYEGVDGLKTGTTNFAGHCFTGTAERNGTRLIAVVMKAVDAKGEGSYKARFDATAKLFNYGFTQFTKHEIIPANYKFKDQKTVKVTKGQEDKVAIAVKEPISFMVKSSEKDLYQPKLVLDKKSFEAKVKKDTVVGKVVIERTEGKDYGFIDGKEFTSDVVTTASVERASGISLFFQGIGNFFGNLWGGITDFVGGLF